The Tatumella ptyseos genome segment CTTGTTTAAGCCTCTCTTTTTCCATCTCTAAGCGCTTTGTTTTCGCTTTAATTTACTGAATTTCATGTTGCTAGGTAGGTAGCAATCCCCAAAGATACAATACCTAATAGTGGCTGTTTGTACAGCCGTATCCATTCATGAAAATGATCAGGATTACCTTCGTGCGTCTGCGCGACTTCTTTAACATCTGTCAGGAATTTAACCACCGGCTCAATAACTTGACGTTTGAATGCCTAAGCAAAAGTACGTTTAATCTGGCGAGTTTCAATCATGTCTCACCTCATTTCTCCTGTTTTAATAATAATAGGATTTCGATGTGTACTGAACGGCTGATCCCCTACACGCTGACAGTACATAGCGTAGTGATGATTTAAACGTTATCGTTTTCAACGTCGGCAGAGTTATATGATAAAGTTATGGGCCATTAGCTGACCTCAAAAGAACATCAATAATTTATAGCTACTGACTAAATTTTGTGCTTATTTCTGAGAGGTGTTCTAGGTGCTTGATTTATAAATACTAATTCTGGAGTTCAGATGAATATTTTAGTGACCGGTGGTGCTGGCTTTATTGGTTCCGCAGTAGTCCGTAATATTATAGAAAATACTAAAGATGAAGTGATTATTGTCGATAGTCTGACTTATGCCGGGAACCTTGAGTCATTAAACACGGTTGATCAAGACAACCGTTATCATTTCGAAAAAGTCGATATCTGCAATCGTGCTGAGTTGGATCGCGTATTTGCACAATACCAGCCTGATGCGGTAATGCATTTAGCTGCTGAAAGTCATGTTGACCGTTCGATTGATGGCCCTGCCGCCTTTATAGAAACCAATATTGTAGGTACCTACACCTTGTTAGAGGCAGCCCGTAGCTATTGGAACGGTCTTGATACCGACAAAAAGCAGGCCTTCCGTTTCCACCATATCTCTACTGATGAAGTCTATGGTGATCTTCATGGTACGGATGATCTCTTTACCGAAACGACCCCTTATGCGCCGAGCAGTCCTTACTCAGCCTCTAAGGCTTCAAGTGACCACTTAGTACGTGCTTGGCAGCGTACCTATGGTTTACCTACCATTGTGACTAACTGTTCGAATAATTACGGCCCCTATCATTTCCCAGAAAAATTGATTCCCCTCATCATTCTTAATGCACTGTCGGGCAAATCTTTACCTGTCTATGGCGATGGTTCACAGATCCGTGACTGGTTATACGTCGAGGATCACGCCCGTGCACTTTACAAAGTCGTGACAGAGGGGGGGGTGGGCGAAACCTATAATATCGGTGGTCACAACGAACGTAAAAATATTGATGTAGTGAAAACAATTTGCCAGCTGTTGGAAGAGCTAGTACCGAATAAACCCAATGGTATAAACCACTATGCTGACCTGATTACCTATGTTAAAGACCGTCCCGGTCATGATGTTCGCTATGCTATTGATGCAAGCAAAATTGCCAAAGAGTTAGATTGGACACCAGCAGAGACTTTCGAGACGGGCATCCGTAAAACCGTCGAATGGTATCTAAATAATGAAACTTGGTGGCAACGTGTGCTGGATGGTTCATACGCTGGTGAACGTTTAGGCTCACTCTAATTTAGGAATCTAGAAATAATGAAAGGTATTGTCTTAGCAGGTGGTTCAGGAACCCGTTTGTATCCTATCACCCAGGGTGTCTCTAAGCAGTTAATGCCTATTTACGATAAACCTATGGTGTTCTACCCAATCTCCGTACTGATGTTGGCCGGAATCAATGAGATTTTGATTATCACTACACCGGATGATATGCCAGGCTTTAAACGCCTTTTAGGCGATGGTAGTCAATTTGGAGTGAAATTTAGCTACGCTATTCAACCCAGTCCAGATGGCTTGGCTCAAGCATTTATCATTGGCGAAGACTTTATCAATGGTGACAGCTGTGCATTGGTCCTCGGCGATAATATTTACTTTGGTGAGAGCTTTGGTAAGAAGCTTGAAAACGTAATGCAGCGTAACGAAGGGGCTACTGTCTTCGGTTATCAAGTTCTCGATCCTGAGCGTTTCGGCGTAGTGGAATTTGACGACAATAATCGAGCTATCTCTTTAGAAGAGAAACCTGAAAAACCTAAATCTAATTGGGCAGTGACTGGACTTTACTTCTACGATAAAGATGTGGTCGAAATGGCGAAGCAGGTTAAGCCTTCACGCCGTGGTGAACTTGAAATTACTACGCTTAACGAGATGTATTTAGAAAAAAATAGTCTTCATGTTGAGAAACTGGGTCGAGGTTTTGCTTGGTTAGATACAGGTACTCACGATAGTTTGTTAGAAGCCTCTCAGTTCATCCATACCATTGAAAAACGCCAAGGCTATAAAGTGGCCTGCTTAGAAGAGATTGCCTATAAAAAAGGTTGGCTAACTAAAGAACAAGTCGCTTCCCAAGCTAAATTACTCGTAAAAACCGGCTATGGCCAATATTTACAACGTTTAGTGGATACCGAATAAATGCAAGTTATCGATACTAATATTGCCGATGTGAAAATTATTCAGCCTAAAGTCTTTGGCGATGAACGGGGTTTCTTTCTAGAGACCTTTGAACAAAGTCGTTATAAAAAAGCACTAAATATCGATTTAGATTTTGTACAGGACAACCATTCACGTTCTTCCAAAGGTGTGCTACGTGGCTTACACTTTCAAACTAAAAATCCGCAAGGAAAATTAGTGCGTTGCGTACGGGGTGAAGTGTTTGACGTTGCCGTTGATATTCGTAGAAATTCTCCTACCTTTGGACAATGGGCGGGTGTTATTCTTTCTGAGGAGAATAAGACGCAATTTTGGATCCCACCCGGGTTAGCTCATGGGTTTGTGGTACTATCCGATATAGCTGACTTCGAATATAAATGTACTGATTATTACACGCCTGGATTTGAAGGCTGCTTAGCTTGGAACGATCCGGAGGTCGGTATTGAGTGGCCAATTGATTTCGAACCAGTATTATCGGTAAAAGATAAAAACGGATTATTTCTTAGATCACTGTAAAATAGATAAGTTCCGCAAGGCCTAACCATGAAAATCCTCCTCACTGGCGCTAACGGCCAGCTTGGTCGTTGTTTACAAGCTCTATTCCCTAAAACGGCTGAAGTACTAGCTCTAGGCTCGGCTGAACTGGACATCACTCATTACATTGCGGTCATGGCGCAAGTTGATCAGTTCCAACCGACAATCATTATCAATGCAGCGGCTTACACGGCTGTTGATAAAGCAGAATCGGAGCCTGAGCAAGCTGCAGCAGTAAATACCTATGCACCCGCCTATTTAGCCAGTGCGGCTAAGAAAGTGGGGGCTAAGTTTGTACATGTCTCGACTGACTACGTTTTCGAAGGTAACGGTACTCAACCGTACACCGAATCCGACGCAGTTTACCCTCTGAGCGTTTATGGTAAAACCAAACTGGCTGGCGAATTACTCGTACAAAGTATTTTACCAGAAGCCATTATCATTCGTACTGCATGGGTCTTCAGCGAATACGGCAATAATTTTGTGAAAACCATGCTGCGTTTAGCGAAAGACCGTCCGGAGCTTGGCATTGTCAGTGATCAACTCGGTTGTCCTACTTATGCTGGGGATATCGCACAGGCGGTTCTTAATACTTTAGAAAAATCAGCCCCAGGTGGCATCTACCATTTCTGTGGTGATGAGCAAGTGACTTGGGCAGAATTTGCATCGGCTATCTTCGAGCAAGCTGAGCAACAGGGCAAACTAGCCGCTCAGCCGAAGGTGAACGCTATTACTACCGCCGATTTCTCAACGCCGGCGAAACGTCCTGCTTATTCGGTAATGTCTACCGCTAAAATCAGTGAATTCGTGGCAGCCTCGCCATGGCGTCAATCTTTGGCAACAGTCATTTCGCGTTTAGACTAAGTCCTCCAAGACCACCGTAGGGTGGTCTCTTTTCAGACTCTCTCCAAAACCTTCCCTTCTACGGTATTCCGCCGATATTCGTTCGATCTTTTATCTTCTAAGCTAGTGACCTCACGTATTTGGAGGTCAACTATGCCATGGATCTTTCAGCAATCAACTGGGCGTTTATCACACAACCAACAATCTATTGAGCAAGGTTACAGCGGATTCCCACCTCATGTTAATCGCCCAGACTCTCAACATAGGGTTAATCTAGGTCCTATCCCTATCGGGGAGTATCGATTAGGGATAGTAACCTCTTCGCGTGGTCCTCTTACAATTGTATTACATCCCTCACCACATAATATTATGTTCGGCAGGCACAGCTTTCGTATTCATGGCGATAGCTTGACAAAGCCTGGTTACGCCTCGCAGGGTTGTATTAACTTGAAGGCTCGAACTCGCCAACTTATGG includes the following:
- the rffG gene encoding dTDP-glucose 4,6-dehydratase; its protein translation is MNILVTGGAGFIGSAVVRNIIENTKDEVIIVDSLTYAGNLESLNTVDQDNRYHFEKVDICNRAELDRVFAQYQPDAVMHLAAESHVDRSIDGPAAFIETNIVGTYTLLEAARSYWNGLDTDKKQAFRFHHISTDEVYGDLHGTDDLFTETTPYAPSSPYSASKASSDHLVRAWQRTYGLPTIVTNCSNNYGPYHFPEKLIPLIILNALSGKSLPVYGDGSQIRDWLYVEDHARALYKVVTEGGVGETYNIGGHNERKNIDVVKTICQLLEELVPNKPNGINHYADLITYVKDRPGHDVRYAIDASKIAKELDWTPAETFETGIRKTVEWYLNNETWWQRVLDGSYAGERLGSL
- the rfbA gene encoding glucose-1-phosphate thymidylyltransferase RfbA: MKGIVLAGGSGTRLYPITQGVSKQLMPIYDKPMVFYPISVLMLAGINEILIITTPDDMPGFKRLLGDGSQFGVKFSYAIQPSPDGLAQAFIIGEDFINGDSCALVLGDNIYFGESFGKKLENVMQRNEGATVFGYQVLDPERFGVVEFDDNNRAISLEEKPEKPKSNWAVTGLYFYDKDVVEMAKQVKPSRRGELEITTLNEMYLEKNSLHVEKLGRGFAWLDTGTHDSLLEASQFIHTIEKRQGYKVACLEEIAYKKGWLTKEQVASQAKLLVKTGYGQYLQRLVDTE
- the rfbC gene encoding dTDP-4-dehydrorhamnose 3,5-epimerase yields the protein MQVIDTNIADVKIIQPKVFGDERGFFLETFEQSRYKKALNIDLDFVQDNHSRSSKGVLRGLHFQTKNPQGKLVRCVRGEVFDVAVDIRRNSPTFGQWAGVILSEENKTQFWIPPGLAHGFVVLSDIADFEYKCTDYYTPGFEGCLAWNDPEVGIEWPIDFEPVLSVKDKNGLFLRSL
- the rfbD gene encoding dTDP-4-dehydrorhamnose reductase produces the protein MKILLTGANGQLGRCLQALFPKTAEVLALGSAELDITHYIAVMAQVDQFQPTIIINAAAYTAVDKAESEPEQAAAVNTYAPAYLASAAKKVGAKFVHVSTDYVFEGNGTQPYTESDAVYPLSVYGKTKLAGELLVQSILPEAIIIRTAWVFSEYGNNFVKTMLRLAKDRPELGIVSDQLGCPTYAGDIAQAVLNTLEKSAPGGIYHFCGDEQVTWAEFASAIFEQAEQQGKLAAQPKVNAITTADFSTPAKRPAYSVMSTAKISEFVAASPWRQSLATVISRLD
- a CDS encoding tlde1 domain-containing protein; amino-acid sequence: MPWIFQQSTGRLSHNQQSIEQGYSGFPPHVNRPDSQHRVNLGPIPIGEYRLGIVTSSRGPLTIVLHPSPHNIMFGRHSFRIHGDSLTKPGYASQGCINLKARTRQLMANSADRLVRVIR